Proteins encoded together in one Rhodospirillaceae bacterium window:
- a CDS encoding LysR family transcriptional regulator encodes MVALPGLRAFEAVARLGSVRQAAAELNVTPGAVSQQVKALEAEIGRALVQRQGTGLVLTRMGQEVKDDLTAAFRLLGRVSDRMRQGLKGLSLRLRIEDPALAANWLLTRLQRYRARPDSVDVVLETATHWAQLEPDAFDFDIRFGLGDWPDVTAHRLFADEVFPVCSPRILEKHPLIEPRDLQHHTLLHLDWTGQSVIWPDWPAWLRAAGVPDVDTSRGIHFTDFALCLQAATAGQGVALGTTGAVADLLADGRLVSPFEKSIITPFAYYLVHSPDVLKRPEAQGLLDWILEEARATEI; translated from the coding sequence ATGGTTGCCCTGCCGGGCTTGCGCGCCTTCGAGGCCGTGGCGCGCCTGGGCAGCGTCCGTCAGGCGGCGGCCGAGCTCAACGTGACCCCCGGCGCCGTCAGCCAGCAGGTCAAGGCCTTGGAGGCTGAGATCGGCCGGGCCCTCGTACAGCGCCAGGGCACCGGCCTCGTCCTCACCCGCATGGGCCAGGAGGTGAAAGACGACCTCACAGCCGCCTTCCGGCTGCTCGGCCGAGTCTCCGACCGCATGCGCCAGGGACTGAAGGGCCTCTCGCTCAGGCTCCGCATCGAAGACCCGGCACTGGCCGCCAACTGGCTCCTTACCCGACTGCAGCGCTACCGCGCGCGGCCAGACAGTGTCGACGTGGTGCTGGAGACGGCGACCCACTGGGCGCAGCTCGAACCGGACGCCTTCGATTTCGACATCCGCTTCGGCCTCGGCGACTGGCCCGACGTGACCGCGCATCGCTTGTTCGCCGATGAGGTCTTCCCGGTGTGCAGCCCACGCATCCTTGAGAAGCATCCGCTCATCGAGCCACGCGACCTGCAGCACCACACGCTGCTCCATCTCGACTGGACCGGGCAATCGGTCATCTGGCCGGACTGGCCGGCCTGGCTCCGCGCGGCGGGTGTGCCGGATGTCGACACCTCGCGCGGCATCCATTTCACTGATTTTGCGCTCTGCCTGCAGGCCGCCACCGCGGGCCAAGGTGTCGCCTTGGGCACCACAGGCGCCGTCGCCGATCTCCTCGCCGACGGTCGTCTGGTCTCGCCCTTCGAGAAGAGCATCATCACGCCGTTTGCCTATTACCTGGTGCACAGCCCCGACGTGCTGAAACGCCCCGAGGCGCAGGGGTTGTTGGACTGGATCCTTGAGGAAGCTCGGGCGACCGAGATCTAG
- the gyrA gene encoding DNA gyrase subunit A — MTETPTTPGFDITTINIEEEMKRSYLDYAMSVIVSRALPDVRDGLKPVHRRILYGMSEGGFSSSAGFKKSARAVGEVMAKYHPHGDQSIYFAMVRMAQDFSLRVLLVDGQGNFGSMDGDMPAAMRYTESRLSKAGEALLDDIDKETVDFQDNYDGREKEPVVLPARYPNLLVNGAGGIAVGMATNIPTHNLSEVIDATCAYIDNNDITIDELMAHVPGPDFPTGGTILGRNGIREAYHLGRGSVVMRGRTHIEEIRKDREAIVITEIPYQVNKARMIERMAECVREKIIEGISDLRDESDRDGVRVVVELKRDAMAEVVLNQLFRFTPLQSSFGVNMLALNGGKPEMLSLKSILVAFVAFREEVITRRTIFDLRKARERAHVLVGLAIAVANIDEVIQAIRTAPDPQVAKERLMSRAWPAADVEALIRLIDDPEHPMGEGDTYVLSEAQAKAILDLRLQRLTGLEREKIADELNELAKEIVDHLETLESRPKRLRILRDDLLLIKEQFGSARKTTIEDSEFEHDIEDLIQREDMVVTVTHGGYIKRVPLSAYRAQRRGGKGRSGMSTRDEDFVSQVFVADTHTPVLFFSTKGMVYKTKVYRLPLGNPQARGKALVNMLPLGDGETISTLMPLPEDEASWRNSHVMFATASGYVRRNELSDFVDVKANGKIAMKLEEGDKLIGVAVCTDENDILLAARSGKAIRFPVTDVRVFAGRDSVGVRGIKMESGDNVVSMSVLNHIEVETEERDAYLRFAAQKRREGAEAEEGAVAVETTEAQAGEAPAGEAVQLSPERLAELEAKDELILTITAKGFGKRTSAYEYRVTGRGGQGIANIETSPRNGTVAASFPVSERDQIMLVTDGGQMIRCPVHDIRVARRQTQGVTVFKVAGDEQVVAVAHMPDIEDEGDEADTSDVETTEAGGAGDGDQVAEPGTGNGEGDNG, encoded by the coding sequence GTGACCGAGACGCCGACGACACCCGGATTCGATATCACCACGATCAACATCGAAGAGGAGATGAAACGCTCCTATCTCGACTATGCCATGAGCGTCATTGTCAGCCGTGCGCTGCCCGATGTGCGCGACGGTCTGAAGCCGGTGCACCGGCGCATCCTCTACGGCATGTCCGAGGGCGGGTTCTCCTCCTCCGCCGGGTTCAAGAAATCGGCCCGCGCGGTCGGTGAAGTGATGGCGAAGTACCATCCTCATGGCGACCAATCGATCTATTTCGCCATGGTGCGCATGGCGCAGGATTTTTCGCTCCGCGTGCTGCTGGTCGACGGTCAGGGCAATTTCGGCTCGATGGACGGCGATATGCCCGCCGCCATGCGATACACGGAATCCCGCCTCTCGAAGGCCGGCGAAGCGCTGCTCGATGACATCGACAAGGAAACCGTCGACTTCCAGGACAATTACGACGGCCGCGAGAAGGAGCCGGTGGTCCTCCCCGCGCGCTATCCCAACCTGCTGGTCAATGGGGCGGGCGGCATTGCGGTCGGCATGGCGACCAACATCCCGACGCATAACCTCTCGGAAGTGATCGACGCCACCTGCGCCTATATCGACAACAACGACATCACCATCGACGAGTTGATGGCGCATGTGCCAGGGCCGGATTTCCCGACCGGCGGCACGATCCTCGGGCGCAACGGCATCCGCGAGGCCTATCACCTGGGCCGCGGCTCGGTCGTCATGCGCGGCCGCACGCATATCGAGGAGATCCGCAAGGACCGCGAAGCGATCGTCATCACCGAAATTCCATACCAGGTGAACAAGGCGCGCATGATCGAGCGCATGGCCGAATGCGTGCGCGAGAAGATCATCGAGGGTATCTCGGACCTGCGCGACGAGAGCGACCGCGACGGTGTCCGCGTCGTCGTCGAGCTGAAGCGCGACGCGATGGCGGAAGTAGTGCTCAACCAGCTGTTCCGCTTCACGCCGCTGCAATCCTCCTTCGGCGTCAACATGCTGGCGCTCAACGGCGGCAAGCCGGAGATGCTGTCGCTGAAGTCGATCCTGGTGGCTTTCGTCGCCTTCCGCGAGGAAGTGATCACGCGCCGGACGATTTTCGACCTCCGCAAGGCGCGCGAGCGGGCCCATGTCTTGGTCGGCCTCGCCATCGCGGTCGCCAATATCGACGAAGTGATCCAGGCCATCCGCACGGCGCCGGATCCCCAGGTCGCCAAGGAACGGCTGATGTCGCGGGCCTGGCCGGCGGCCGACGTGGAGGCGCTCATCCGCCTCATCGACGATCCCGAACATCCGATGGGCGAGGGCGACACATACGTCCTCAGCGAAGCCCAGGCCAAGGCCATCCTCGATCTGCGCCTGCAGCGCCTCACAGGCCTCGAGCGCGAAAAGATCGCCGACGAACTTAATGAACTCGCCAAGGAGATCGTTGATCACCTGGAAACGCTGGAAAGCCGGCCGAAGCGGCTCCGCATCCTGCGCGACGACCTGCTGCTCATCAAGGAACAGTTCGGCTCAGCCCGCAAGACGACGATCGAGGATTCGGAGTTCGAGCACGATATCGAGGACCTGATCCAGCGCGAGGACATGGTCGTGACCGTCACCCATGGCGGCTACATCAAGCGTGTGCCGCTCTCGGCCTACCGGGCGCAGCGCCGTGGCGGCAAGGGCCGCTCCGGCATGTCGACCAGGGACGAGGACTTCGTGAGCCAGGTCTTCGTCGCCGACACGCATACGCCGGTCTTGTTCTTCTCCACGAAGGGCATGGTCTACAAGACCAAGGTCTATCGCCTGCCCTTGGGCAACCCGCAGGCGCGCGGCAAGGCGCTGGTCAACATGCTGCCCCTGGGCGATGGCGAGACCATCTCGACCCTGATGCCGCTGCCCGAGGACGAGGCAAGCTGGCGCAACAGCCATGTCATGTTCGCCACCGCCAGCGGCTATGTACGGCGAAACGAGCTCAGCGATTTCGTCGACGTGAAGGCCAACGGCAAGATCGCCATGAAGCTGGAAGAGGGTGACAAGCTGATCGGCGTCGCCGTCTGCACCGACGAGAACGACATTCTGCTGGCTGCCCGCAGCGGCAAGGCGATCCGCTTCCCGGTCACCGATGTGCGCGTCTTCGCCGGGCGCGATTCCGTGGGTGTGCGCGGCATCAAGATGGAAAGCGGCGACAATGTCGTCTCCATGTCCGTCCTCAACCATATCGAAGTCGAGACCGAGGAGCGCGACGCCTATCTGCGCTTTGCCGCCCAGAAGCGTCGCGAGGGCGCCGAGGCTGAAGAGGGCGCCGTGGCCGTCGAGACGACCGAAGCGCAGGCTGGCGAAGCACCGGCCGGCGAGGCCGTGCAGCTGTCGCCGGAGCGCCTCGCGGAGCTCGAGGCCAAGGATGAGCTTATCCTGACCATCACCGCCAAGGGCTTCGGCAAGCGCACCTCGGCCTATGAATACCGGGTCACGGGGCGCGGCGGGCAGGGCATCGCCAATATCGAGACCTCGCCCCGCAACGGCACGGTCGCGGCCTCGTTCCCGGTGAGCGAGCGCGACCAGATCATGCTGGTGACCGATGGCGGGCAGATGATCCGCTGCCCGGTCCACGACATCCGCGTCGCCCGCCGCCAGACCCAGGGTGTGACCGTGTTCAAGGTCGCCGGCGACGAACAGGTCGTGGCGGTGGCCCACATGCCGGATATCGAGGATGAGGGCGACGAGGCCGACACCAGTGATGTCGAAACCACGGAAGCCGGTGGCGCCGGTGACGGCGACCAGGTAGCGGAGCCCGGCACGGGCAATGGGGAGGGGGATAATGGTTGA
- the coaD gene encoding pantetheine-phosphate adenylyltransferase, with the protein MVDQGAANRIGVYPGTFDPVTNGHMDIIRRASLLADRLIIAVSTNAGKGPLLSIDERMELMRAELADPRNGLDQSKIEVRAFDNLLMHFVEEMGAHFIIRGLRAVSDFEYEFQMAGMNARLDPDVETVFLMASERQQFISSRFIKEIGRLGGRIDEFVSPRVNEHLKRAFQSGR; encoded by the coding sequence ATGGTTGATCAGGGTGCGGCCAACCGGATCGGCGTCTATCCAGGCACCTTCGACCCCGTCACGAACGGACATATGGACATCATCCGCCGCGCGAGCCTGCTTGCCGACCGGCTGATCATCGCCGTCTCGACCAATGCCGGAAAGGGGCCGCTGCTCAGCATTGATGAGCGGATGGAACTGATGCGGGCCGAACTCGCGGATCCCCGGAACGGTCTCGACCAGAGCAAGATCGAGGTGCGCGCCTTCGACAATCTGCTGATGCATTTCGTCGAGGAGATGGGCGCCCATTTCATCATCCGGGGCCTCCGCGCCGTCTCTGACTTCGAGTATGAGTTCCAGATGGCCGGCATGAACGCGCGGCTCGACCCAGATGTCGAGACGGTGTTCCTCATGGCGTCCGAGCGACAGCAATTCATCTCGTCGCGCTTTATCAAGGAGATCGGCCGTCTGGGCGGTCGAATCGACGAGTTTGTCTCGCCGCGGGTCAACGAGCATCTCAAGCGGGCATTTCAGTCCGGCAGATAA
- a CDS encoding biotin transporter BioY has translation MNVTATNPTLAETLWSGFAGSNLQKAALVLAGTALLALSAHIKVPFWPVPMTMQTFVVLMIGAAFGARLAGVTVLAYLIEGALGLPVFATGAGFHYMAGPTGGYLAGFLAAALIVGWFADRGHGRSLATSMVAFLVGEAVILALGTGWLAYHIGLDKAIAGGLLPFLFGEGVKVALACALLPTMWRIARR, from the coding sequence ATGAATGTGACAGCGACGAATCCCACCTTGGCCGAAACGCTCTGGTCCGGCTTTGCCGGCAGTAACCTGCAGAAGGCCGCCCTGGTGCTGGCCGGCACGGCGCTGCTTGCCCTTTCCGCCCATATCAAGGTGCCGTTCTGGCCGGTGCCGATGACCATGCAGACCTTCGTTGTGCTGATGATCGGCGCCGCGTTCGGCGCGCGCCTGGCAGGGGTCACGGTGCTTGCCTACCTCATCGAAGGGGCACTTGGCCTGCCGGTCTTCGCGACCGGGGCGGGGTTCCACTACATGGCGGGGCCGACCGGCGGCTATCTCGCTGGGTTCCTGGCTGCCGCCCTGATTGTCGGCTGGTTTGCCGATCGCGGCCATGGCCGTTCGCTCGCGACGTCCATGGTCGCATTCCTGGTGGGCGAGGCCGTCATCCTGGCGCTGGGCACCGGCTGGCTCGCCTATCATATCGGCCTCGACAAGGCGATCGCCGGCGGCCTGCTCCCCTTCCTGTTCGGTGAAGGTGTCAAAGTCGCCCTTGCCTGCGCGTTGCTGCCGACCATGTGGCGCATCGCCCGCCGCTGA
- a CDS encoding transporter substrate-binding domain-containing protein, which yields MVLDRIRTRNIAGGTDMTLPLSRHLLAKRLLAGVASAMLCLVAAVDAEADPVRLRADYWCPYNCDPGEKYPGYMIEIAQRAMARLGIVVDYQLMPWDRAMSEVRDGRIDGAVGATALEADGLILSDPLGMDADCFFVTPQSRWRYDGIESLHGVLIGAASGYTHDEGPIDAYIAANDRPQGRVTTTTGDDASLRNIRLLLVGRVDVILDSRSVVAMEAARQGQAKNLVTAGCLEALPIHIALSPRNKDAARLVGALREEVGELRKSGRLAKIMGHYGLNDWQP from the coding sequence ATGGTGCTGGATCGCATCCGCACCAGAAACATTGCCGGCGGCACCGATATGACCCTGCCACTGTCCAGACACCTGTTGGCCAAACGCCTGTTGGCCGGCGTCGCTTCGGCGATGTTGTGCCTTGTCGCCGCCGTCGACGCCGAGGCGGATCCGGTTCGCCTGCGTGCCGATTATTGGTGTCCCTATAACTGCGATCCCGGCGAAAAATACCCCGGTTACATGATCGAGATCGCCCAGCGGGCCATGGCAAGGCTGGGAATCGTGGTTGATTACCAGCTGATGCCGTGGGACCGCGCCATGTCGGAGGTCCGGGACGGACGGATTGACGGCGCCGTCGGCGCCACGGCACTGGAGGCGGACGGTCTGATCCTGTCGGACCCGCTTGGAATGGATGCCGATTGCTTCTTCGTAACCCCGCAGAGCCGCTGGCGATATGACGGAATCGAATCCCTGCATGGGGTCCTGATTGGGGCGGCCTCCGGCTATACCCATGACGAGGGGCCGATCGACGCCTACATCGCCGCCAACGACAGACCGCAGGGGCGCGTCACGACGACAACCGGTGATGATGCCTCGTTGCGTAACATCCGGCTGCTCCTGGTGGGGCGGGTGGATGTGATCCTCGACAGCAGGTCTGTCGTGGCGATGGAAGCGGCACGACAGGGGCAGGCCAAGAATTTGGTGACGGCAGGCTGCCTCGAGGCGCTGCCGATCCATATCGCCTTGTCACCCAGAAACAAGGATGCCGCCAGGCTGGTCGGCGCGCTCCGGGAGGAAGTCGGCGAATTGCGCAAATCCGGTCGATTGGCCAAGATCATGGGCCATTACGGCCTGAATGACTGGCAGCCCTGA
- a CDS encoding site-specific integrase, with product MTDTPTKSKTVKRRIGCIREIKGARGTSFQIVLRRKGAKPLYRSVQGTRKDAEKELRRMMGQLDKGMQLDRGSRTLKQWIDEWLDGPAKSKRATRTYERYRSLLLDHTSDALGNMLLREVTPAAIEKQYSIMLDSGSRTQRKKVKQGDGTYLTPPPRGLSARTVTHYHRVLSLCLKRAARDRLIDHNPCLDADRPSLKQTADRSSKGETVAPIVMQVLDQTDLATLLGKLAASKSTVLPYPLALLALDCGARRGELLALRWTDLDPERRALRIDRAIDVTKEFGVVIKPALKNEHSRRTVTLSASTVAALLAERARQEAEQRELDRILPAAALMFPGTDTETGLPLPLEPRDPDAVSKAFRRLAKAAGFPGLRFHDLRHNFASHKLRLGVSIAEVSQALGHANAAITLSVYSHAVPRREAGAGLMDSIMPPKAPSQVA from the coding sequence ATGACTGACACCCCGACGAAATCGAAAACGGTAAAGCGGCGCATCGGCTGCATTCGGGAAATCAAAGGCGCCCGTGGCACCAGCTTTCAAATCGTGCTGCGCCGCAAGGGCGCCAAGCCGCTCTATCGCTCGGTTCAGGGCACCCGCAAGGATGCGGAAAAAGAACTGCGCCGCATGATGGGGCAGCTCGACAAAGGGATGCAGCTTGATCGCGGTTCGCGCACTCTCAAACAATGGATCGACGAATGGTTAGACGGTCCCGCCAAAAGCAAGAGGGCGACCCGGACTTACGAGCGTTACAGATCCTTGCTGCTCGATCACACATCCGACGCCTTGGGCAATATGCTGTTGCGCGAAGTCACCCCCGCGGCAATCGAAAAGCAATACAGCATCATGCTCGATTCCGGGTCCCGCACCCAGCGCAAGAAGGTCAAGCAAGGGGACGGCACCTATTTAACCCCGCCGCCCCGTGGCCTGTCTGCCCGCACCGTGACGCATTACCACCGCGTCTTAAGCCTGTGCCTGAAACGCGCAGCCCGTGACCGGTTAATTGATCACAACCCTTGCCTGGACGCGGACAGACCCTCGCTCAAGCAAACTGCCGATCGATCGAGCAAGGGCGAAACCGTCGCGCCGATCGTGATGCAGGTTCTCGACCAGACCGATCTGGCCACGCTGCTGGGCAAGTTGGCGGCAAGCAAGTCGACGGTGTTGCCCTACCCCCTCGCCCTCTTGGCGCTGGACTGTGGCGCCCGCCGCGGCGAATTGCTGGCGCTGCGCTGGACCGATCTGGACCCCGAGCGGCGGGCGCTGCGAATTGACCGGGCTATCGACGTCACCAAAGAATTCGGCGTTGTCATCAAGCCGGCCCTAAAGAACGAACATAGCCGGCGAACCGTCACGCTTAGCGCGTCGACCGTGGCCGCGCTCTTGGCGGAAAGGGCCCGACAGGAAGCGGAGCAACGTGAGCTCGACCGGATCCTGCCGGCCGCGGCCCTCATGTTCCCCGGCACGGATACCGAGACCGGCTTGCCGCTGCCGCTCGAGCCGCGTGATCCCGACGCGGTGTCCAAGGCGTTCCGGCGCCTCGCCAAGGCGGCTGGCTTCCCCGGGCTGCGCTTCCATGATCTGCGCCACAACTTCGCCTCCCACAAGCTGCGCTTGGGCGTATCGATCGCGGAAGTGAGCCAGGCCCTCGGTCACGCGAACGCCGCCATTACGCTGAGCGTCTATAGCCATGCCGTGCCAAGGCGCGAAGCGGGCGCCGGCCTTATGGACAGCATCATGCCGCCGAAGGCCCCTTCCCAAGTGGCCTAA
- a CDS encoding excisionase family DNA-binding protein, with amino-acid sequence MPTPEKSDLPVYTPQEFASLTGSHYTTVLDALEAGTLPGFRVGRRWVMPKSKCNELLGLPVQTVHP; translated from the coding sequence ATGCCAACACCTGAAAAATCAGATCTGCCCGTTTACACCCCGCAGGAATTCGCAAGCCTCACGGGGTCGCATTACACGACCGTGCTTGACGCCCTTGAGGCCGGCACGCTGCCGGGCTTCCGGGTGGGCCGGCGCTGGGTCATGCCCAAGTCCAAATGCAATGAGCTTCTCGGGCTGCCCGTCCAGACGGTGCATCCATGA
- a CDS encoding AAA family ATPase, whose amino-acid sequence MLDHALTRAAEGFNVFPLQTGKKTPPKGMHFKEMATRDPEQIKAWWSQTPDANIGIYTGKFGDMRADGGFDALIVIDVDAKGGKNGFDTIDQWKAEGLELPRTPVTETTTSGCHLFYRVDQPVRQGVNRLGDGVDHRSYGGYVVACGSVIDGKPYVSHSDEPMAFAPTWLVDRCGQRGPESPANADTAPPANVDRVRALSRATDYLRSTAPVAVKGQGGDQTTFKVAARVKDFGVSEADCVELMLDHYNPRCPPGWSPERMAEKVHNAYRYGFEEPGAAAPEVIFSKIETLAPSAAGNSATGNRRFKVRLLGDIAPKLDMLWAIDGVLPAGGLVILIAEPGKAKTLSAVEMAFAIARGVPWHGRDTLQGSVLYFSAEGMLANRLEARRQFDELAGAAIPFAAIEDGANLRSSADDVSALIAAALELPERTGHPLRLIVIDTLNQIMAGGAENSAEDMGAVIASLSRIKRETGAAVLVIHHLGKDAAKGARGHSSLMGAVDTALEIKNSAVTIEKQRDGETGAKFHFQIETVEIGTDAKGRPVTSAVTVPDRGRAFERETPKAGTSTAKLLEAAQNLTLGRAEPGEPARIAVHEWRAEFVSRNYRGRESSGQREFRRRTNELVRMGWIKDEGDHALVLG is encoded by the coding sequence ATGCTCGACCACGCTCTTACCCGTGCAGCTGAAGGATTCAACGTCTTTCCGCTGCAGACCGGTAAGAAGACGCCGCCCAAGGGCATGCACTTCAAGGAGATGGCAACCCGTGATCCTGAACAGATCAAGGCGTGGTGGTCACAAACCCCGGACGCCAATATCGGAATCTATACCGGCAAGTTTGGCGACATGCGGGCGGATGGTGGATTCGACGCGCTCATAGTTATCGATGTGGACGCCAAGGGCGGCAAGAACGGCTTCGATACCATCGACCAATGGAAGGCCGAAGGCTTAGAGCTTCCAAGGACGCCCGTAACCGAAACGACGACAAGCGGCTGTCACCTGTTTTACCGCGTCGACCAGCCTGTCAGGCAAGGCGTGAATCGCTTAGGCGATGGCGTCGATCACAGATCCTACGGTGGGTACGTCGTAGCCTGCGGTTCTGTGATCGACGGCAAGCCCTATGTGTCGCACTCTGACGAACCTATGGCATTCGCCCCTACGTGGCTTGTCGATCGCTGCGGTCAGCGCGGCCCTGAAAGTCCAGCCAATGCCGACACAGCACCCCCTGCCAACGTCGACCGCGTCCGTGCTCTATCTCGTGCAACCGATTATCTCCGGTCGACCGCTCCGGTAGCCGTCAAAGGTCAAGGTGGAGATCAGACCACGTTCAAAGTGGCGGCTCGGGTGAAAGATTTTGGCGTGAGCGAGGCGGACTGTGTCGAGCTCATGCTTGACCACTACAATCCACGCTGCCCGCCTGGCTGGTCGCCGGAACGCATGGCCGAGAAGGTTCACAACGCCTACCGCTACGGCTTTGAGGAACCTGGCGCCGCTGCGCCCGAGGTCATATTTAGCAAGATCGAAACGCTAGCCCCAAGCGCGGCGGGAAATTCCGCCACGGGCAATCGGCGCTTTAAGGTGCGGTTGCTTGGCGACATCGCCCCCAAGCTGGATATGCTTTGGGCGATTGATGGCGTGCTGCCGGCCGGCGGCCTGGTCATTCTCATTGCCGAACCGGGCAAAGCCAAGACGCTCAGCGCGGTGGAGATGGCCTTTGCCATCGCCCGCGGCGTGCCATGGCATGGCCGGGACACCCTTCAAGGCTCGGTGCTCTATTTCAGCGCGGAAGGCATGCTCGCCAACCGCCTCGAGGCGCGGCGCCAATTTGACGAGCTTGCCGGCGCCGCCATTCCCTTCGCGGCGATCGAGGATGGCGCCAACCTGCGCAGCAGTGCCGACGATGTGTCGGCCTTGATTGCGGCGGCCCTGGAATTGCCGGAGCGCACCGGCCACCCCCTGCGCTTGATTGTGATCGACACCCTGAACCAGATCATGGCCGGCGGCGCCGAAAACAGCGCGGAAGACATGGGCGCCGTTATCGCCAGCTTGAGCCGCATCAAGCGTGAGACGGGCGCCGCGGTCCTGGTCATCCACCATCTGGGCAAGGATGCGGCCAAGGGCGCGCGTGGCCATAGCTCGCTTATGGGTGCTGTCGACACGGCCCTGGAAATTAAGAATTCGGCCGTCACGATCGAGAAGCAACGCGACGGTGAGACGGGCGCAAAATTCCATTTCCAAATTGAGACGGTGGAAATCGGCACCGATGCCAAAGGGCGCCCGGTCACGTCTGCCGTCACCGTCCCGGACCGGGGGCGGGCATTTGAGCGTGAGACACCCAAGGCCGGAACCAGTACCGCCAAGCTACTGGAAGCGGCCCAAAACCTGACTTTAGGCAGGGCAGAACCGGGCGAACCGGCCCGGATTGCGGTCCATGAGTGGCGGGCTGAATTCGTCTCCCGGAATTATCGGGGCCGTGAATCAAGCGGTCAAAGGGAGTTCAGAAGGCGGACAAATGAGCTTGTCCGCATGGGGTGGATCAAGGATGAGGGCGATCATGCGCTTGTTCTCGGTTAA